The Nitrospira sp. KM1 genome includes a window with the following:
- the purN gene encoding phosphoribosylglycinamide formyltransferase: MRVAVLASGRGSNLQAIIDAIEVGTVHATIVAVISNKKDSGALERARKHGVRDLFVDPKPFAGRPDSREVYDRELLEQLNKHDVELVLLAGYMKIVTGVLVNAYANRMMNIHPSLLPSFPGLDVQKKAIEWGCKLAGCTVHFVTEGVDEGPIILQAAVPILDDDTPEILAARILEQEHKIYPRAVQLFAEGRLRVEGRRVTIDQGTPVGQSIISAS; encoded by the coding sequence TTGCGTGTGGCGGTCCTCGCGTCGGGTCGGGGATCGAATCTCCAGGCCATCATCGATGCCATCGAGGTCGGAACGGTGCACGCCACGATCGTTGCAGTTATCAGCAACAAGAAAGACTCTGGGGCGCTGGAGCGGGCGAGAAAACATGGTGTGCGCGATCTGTTCGTCGATCCCAAACCGTTCGCCGGACGTCCGGATAGCCGCGAAGTCTATGACCGGGAATTGCTGGAACAATTGAACAAACACGATGTCGAGCTGGTCCTCTTGGCCGGATACATGAAGATTGTCACGGGGGTGCTGGTCAATGCGTATGCGAACCGGATGATGAACATTCACCCATCGCTGCTGCCGTCATTTCCGGGGTTGGACGTTCAAAAGAAGGCGATCGAGTGGGGATGCAAACTCGCCGGCTGCACCGTTCACTTTGTCACGGAAGGCGTAGACGAGGGGCCGATCATCCTGCAAGCGGCGGTTCCCATTCTAGATGACGATACGCCGGAAATCCTCGCCGCGCGAATTTTGGAACAGGAACACAAAATCTATCCGCGCGCCGTGCAACTGTTCGCCGAAGGCCGGCTGCGGGTCGAAGGGCGCCGTGTCACGATAGACCAGGGAACGCCGGTCGGGCAGTCGATCATCAGCGCGTCATAA